Below is a genomic region from Marinobacter salarius.
AGCATGGCCACCGGTTGCTCGCCCTGTTCACGGACCATCGTGCAAACAAACGTCGCGAAGGCATGATCGAGAGCACGAATCCAGTCGCGCTCTACCCATTCGTCCAGCAAGGCCAGAGCGTCGGCAGCGGTTTGGGGCAACCGTGGTGCCGGTTCGGGCTCAACGGCGTCGAACAGGTCCGGAATGGTTCCGATTTCTCCGGTCATGCTGCCTTCTCCCCCTGGCCGCTGAACAGCCGGTCCAGTTCCTCAATCAGGGCCCTGTCCGGTCGTTCGGTAAAAGCGCCGGCGCCCGGTGCATCGCAGCCACGAAGGAACAGGTAGACGGCACCCCCCATGTGGCTGTCGTAATCGTAGTCCGGCAGGCGCGCTTTCAACAGACGGTGCAACGCCAGCAGGTAGATGACGTACTGCAGGTCATACCGTTTCTCAAGGATTTTGTCTTTCATCACGTCAGGGATATAGGCCTGATCGTCCTCCCCCAGGAAGTTCGACTTGTAGTCCAGCACGTAGTAGCGGCCTTCGTGTTCAAACACCAGGTCGATAAACCCTTTCAGCATGCCATTGAAGGTGGCTTGCTGAGCCTCAGGACGCGGATCACCACCCAGCGTATGCCGGCGGACCAGTCTGTCCATGGCGAGGGTGTTCACCTCATGGCTTTCAAACCAGAACTCCAGTTCCGGCCGAAAGGTTTCAAGACCCGCCAGGGCGCATGTCCTGCTTTTGCCCGGAAGCGGGATGTCCATGGTGATCAGGGTGTAAATCCAGGTTTTCAGGGTGTCAGCCCATTCACTCCAGTTGCGTAACTGACAGCGGCGCTCCAGCAGCTCGTGGAGATCCTCCGGCGCATCAGCCACCTTGTGGAACCCCTCTCCAGCGCACCACTCCAGAATATCATGCAGGAAGGTGCCGGGGCCGGAGCCTTTCGGGAAAGCATGCTGGTTGACCGGTTGCGGCCCTTGCCAGTCGGGGATCATCGCAGCCAGGGTATCGGCCACAACGGGCTCGTCCTCGTCACGCAGGTTCTCCTGCTCCGCATCCTCACTGGCCGGGGCGAAGTCGTTGCCGTAGCCACCGCGGGCGCCATAGGTGATCGCGGAATAGCTGGCGATCCACCAGTGTTCCCGGGCTTCCCGCACCGGCTCCAGAGCGTTGCCAAGCTCTGGCTCCTCTTCCCCCGCGTAAACGTCGCCTCCTGGCTCTGGCATGGGCGCCACTTCAATCGCGGGTTCGCCGGTGGCCACGGACTGCAGGAAGGGCATCAGGTCCGTGTCTTCATCGCTGGCAGAGCGGCCAATCAGGTGCCCCAGACCACTCTGCCGCCAGCCTTTGATGCCGCTGGCGCCAACCCAGGTGGCGTGGCGGGATCGGGTCAGGGCAACGTAGAGTTTGCGAATATCCTCACCCAGTCGTTCGCGGTCGGCCCTGGCCAGGGTGTCTTCATCCGGCTCCAGGGAAATCTGCAGTCGGCCTTCGTCATCGTGGTACTTGATAAACGCCTGGTTCGGTTTTTCCTCGCGGAATTCGGTGGCAAACGGCAGGAACACCAAAGGGTACTCCAGGCCTTTGGACTTGTGGACAGTAACCACCTTGACCAGCCCGGCATCACTTTCCAGGCGCATGGTGCGATGTTCGTCCTCATCGTCGGAATCCTGCAACATCTCGATGTAGTGGTGAATGAGCGCATGTTCGCCGTCCAGCTGCTGGCTGTCCTGCTGAAGCAGTTCGGCAATATGCAGAATGTCGGTCAGGCCTCGTTCGCCGTCAGGCCCGGACAGCAGCTTCGCCGGCACGTCATAGTCCATGAGCAGGCGCCGCAGCATCGGCAGCACGCCTTGTTGCTGCCAGAGCTCACGGTAGCCCTGAAAGCGGTTGATCTCGCGGTCCAGCGCATTCTCGTCACTGAACAGACGGTCCAGCTCCTGATAAGCCAGGCCCATGGTGGGCGTGGCGAGTGCCGCGCGAATCAGCGGCAGCTGGCCTGGTTCGGCGCAGGCCTGCAGCCACTGCAACATCTCCACCGACTGGACCGACTGCAGCACGGAATTACGGTCTGAGAGGTACACACTGCGAACGCCCCGGGCGCCCAATGATCGCCGGACGGCATTCGCCTCGTCACGTTTGTTGACCAGCACAGCAATGTGCTCCGGTCGCACAGGCTCAAACGGCGCGCCCTCGGCCCCAAAGCCCGCCTCGCCGCTCTGCCCCAGATTCAACAGGCGGGCAATCTCCGCCGCACAGGCCTCGGCCATGGCCTCTCTGCCGGTTTCCTTGGCGATAGGGCGCTCATCGGTCAGGGTCCAGAACGTCAGTGGTGGTCGCGGCAGCCCGTTAACAAGCCATTGCTGGCTGGTACCTTTGGCCTCCACGGGGCTGAAGGGCAACGGGTTGTCGTCCCCGGCTCGAAACAGGAAGGCCCCTTCGGGCAGGGACTGGTCGGCCTGGGCGAATACCCGGTTAACGCCGTCTACCATGGCGATAGCTGAGCGGTAGTTGGTCCCCAGCGTGTAGGTTCGGCTGCTGACCGCCCGACGGGCATCCAGATAGGTGTAGATATCAGCGCCACGGAAACCGTAAATCGCCTGCTTGGGGTCACCAATCATCAACAGGCTGGTGTCCTGGTCGTTGCTGGCCACCCGGTATATACGGTCGAAAATCCGGTACTGCACCGGGTCGGTATCCTGGAATTCATCGATCATCGCCACCGGAAACTGCCGCCGAATCGTATCTGCCAGGCGTTCGCCCTGGGGGCCGCTCAACGCGGCATCCAGTCGTGTGAGCAGGTCGTCAAAGCCCATACTGGCCAGGCGCTGTTTTTCGCTGTCCAGGCGACGGGCGATCCAGCAGGCGGCATGGTTGAGAATGTCCGCTTTCGCCACCGGCATGGTTTTCAATGCCGGTTTGAGTTCGGTGATGGCGTCCATGGCTGGATGATGCGGAGGCTCATCCTCGCCGGTCCATTTTTCGGCAAACGCGTCCGCCTCCAGGGTATCGAAACCCTTGGTGCGCTTGCTCGACAGGAACTCATGCGGTTCAGCCGCATCGGTTGTGGCCCATTCCCGAAGGTGTTCCACGGCTTTTTGAAGGGAGTTTTTGGTGGTGCCATGCAGCGGTTTGGGCTTTCGCTTCGTGGTTTCCGCCAACAGTTCTTCCAGTTCGTCGCACCAGGCCGGCCAGGGCGATTTCAGGGCCTGCAGCTTTACCTCCCGCAGGTGTTTCGCTTCCAGAGCAGCGGCCAGTGGGTCACGTTCCGGCACTGGCAGGGCATCAACGTGTGGCAACAGGTTGCGCACTGACTGGCGCAGGTTTTCCGGGGTTTTCCAGGTGTCCAGTACCTCGCCCATCAACTCTGGTGGCATGGGGTAGATAAAGGTGCGCCAGTAATCCCTCACAACGTCATCCAGCAGGTCCGTCTGACTGGTCTCCAGGGTCTGACGGAACAGGCTGCCGCTGTCGAAGGCATGCTCGCTGAGCATGCGATTGCACCAGCCGTGGATGGTGGACACGGCAGCCTCGTCCATCCATTCCGCGGCCAACAGCAGTTTGCGGCGGCAGGCTGGCCAGTCGGCCGCTGGGCAGGCATTGCGCAGATTCACCAGTGGGTCTTTTGACATCGCCGCGGTGTCGACGGTGTCCGGTTCAGCCGCGAATAACGCCGCTGCTTCGGTCAGGCGGGCGCGAATCCGGTCCCGGAGTTCCTTGGTGGCGGCCTCGGTAAAGGTCACCACCAACAGGTTGGGCGGCATGATGCCCTCACCGAGTGGCTCCTCCACGGTGCGATGGCCCAGTACCAGGCGCACGTACAGCAACGCCAGGGTAAAGGTCTTGCCGGTGCCGGCACTGGCCTCGATCAGCTGGCTGCCACGCAACGACAGTGTGAGGGGATCGAGCTTGCGGATCTCTTCCGTCATTTTGTCGACCCCCGTCCCGCACCGCCAGGCTTGGCCCGACCGGCCTGTTCGGCGTGCCAGAGTGGCTCATACAGTGCCGACACCAACAGCGGAAATTCGTCATCCGCCAGCAGTTGTTCTACCTCCGGATAGGCCCGGCGCAGGTAACCACTGTCGCGCTCCAGAGCCTTGCCGTAGGCGTCCGTCGCCTTCAGCAGTGCTTTGTCCTCACTGCCCTCGCCCCTGGCGGGATAAAGGCCCCGCAAATAGCCGAAGGCCGCACCCGACTCTATCGGCAGCAGCCGCGTCTGGCCCTGAATCCAGTAGCCCAGGATGCCGGCCAGGTATTCCCTGGCCTGGTCGGTGTCCAGAGGCAACAGGTTGACGACACGCTTTTCCTCTTTGGCGATCATCAGAGTGTGGAAAGCGTCGTAGCGAATATTACCTGCCAGGTGTGCCACCCAGTGTTCCAAGAGGGCCGGGAACTTTAACTGGCGAGCGCTTCCGGACCCTTCCAGCAAATTGCTACTGGCGATCACCACCCGGCAGAGGTCACCGCCCGGGCGGGTACGCAGGTTGCCCAGCCTGTCGTTAACAGTGACCGCCGCGTCGCCATGCTCATGGCGGTACTCAAAGCCTGAGATATCTTCCACCGGCTCAGGCCAGAGCGCCACGGCCTCCTGATAACGCCGGTACAGGTCTGGCATGCGGCTTTCCAACTGCCGGGTCAGGGCGGTTTCCGTCACTCCCATGCCCAACTCGCCTCGCCGGGCCATGCTCGCCAGGGCAGCCTCCAGCCGCTGATGCAGTTCGTCCTCGGTGCCCGATTTCATCACCGCATGACGGATCAGTTCGTCCTCCAGGCGCCAGTGGTGCAAGCCGTCCATGGCGAATGCCTCGTTGTCGGTGTCCAGGCTCTCCACATCGGTAAACCGGACCTGCAGCCGGCGCTGGTAAAAGGTGTCCACCGGTCGTTTGAGGAAAGCGCCAATATCGGCAATCGTCAGTGGCTCCGCCGCTGGCAGGAAAGGCAGTTCGGCTCCCACCACGTCGGTTTCCCGCTGCCGATGCGCACTGAGCCATTCGCTGTCATAGGTGAACAGTCGTCGTGTTGCCAGTACCGCGTTCACGTCCGGTGAGCCATTGTGCCCGGCTCCGCGATTCCCGGTGGGAAAATACTCGCGGCTGAACGGTTGCAGCGGGTGTTTGATCGTCAGGGCCGGAGAGGCTTTTCGGTCCGACTCCTCCACCTGCCACACTGCATCAAGATGGTCACAGAGCTGGCTGACCAGTACCGAGGGTGGCCGTTCCGAGTCATCACGGATGCTACGCCCTACCCAACTGATATAAAGCTGCTCCCGCGCGGAGAGCAATGCCTCCAGAAACAGGTAACGGTCGTCTTCGCGGCGGGAACGGTCGCCCGGCCGGTAATCCACGGCCATCAGGTCAAAATCCACCGGCGGTCGCGAGCGCGGGTAGTCACCGTCGTTCATGCCCAACAGACACACCCGCCGAAAGGGGATGGCGCGCATGGGCATCAGGGTTGCAAAGTTGACCTTGCCGGCCAGGAAGCGCTGATTGAGGCCGCCTTCTTCCAACCCTTCCAGCAGAATGTCCCGCACGATGCTCAGGGGCAGTTCCTCGTCTTCCATGCCCGCACTGTTGCAGTCCTGCAGCCACTGCTCTGCCTGTCGGCGTAGCCGGTTCACCAGCAGCAGATCGTCGTCAGACAGTTCAGCAAAGAAGCGTTCGAGGATGGACTGCAGCCGATCGAGCCAGCCGGCAGGGGTCGCAGTGGACCTGAGTTCGTGCCAGAGCTCTTCCAGCCGATCAACAAAACGGTAGAGATTGCCCGCCACACCTGCCTGCAGGCCGCCGATTTCCTCGAACGGTTCGATGCCCTGCCAGGGATCGTCGCGGCCAGCGCCATAGCCCAACAGCATCCGCCGCAGACCTGCCTGCCAGGTGTTGCGTTCCAGCCCCTCAGGCAAGTCGAGACTGCTGCGATGGTCGCTGTGCAGCCCCCAGCGAATGTTGGCGCCGTCCACCCATTGGCGCACCAATGGAAGATCGCCCTCGGCGATACCGAACCGGCTGCGTACGGCCGGCACTTCCAGCAGGCTGATGATCTCGCTGACGCCAAAACGACTTTCGGGCAGCGCCATCAACGTGTCCAGTGCAATCAGCACCGGCTGACGATGCCGCTGCCCCTGGTCGGAAATGGTAAACGGGATGTAGCGGCGGGACGACGACGGGTATCGGCCAAACACCGCCTGGATGTGAGGTGCGTAAGTATCAACGTCTGGCACCATGACGATCACGTCGCGAGGCCGAAGTTCCGGGTTACTGTTGAACGCCGCCAGTAACTGGTCGTGAAGGATTTCCACTTCCCGTTGTGGGCTGTGGGCATTGTGGAATACCACGGAATCGTCCCGGAACGGATCGAGGGTCCGTGCCTGCCCCAGCATCTCTGCCTGGGAAGTGAGCGAACGAATGTCGTTCTGGATCTGGTGCAACAGCGCCGGCTTCTCCGGATCTCCGTGGGGCGTGAAAATATCGATCCGACCCTCCGGAGTAGACACGCGGCCCTGATACGCCTCGGGGTTGTCGAATTCGTCCAGCAGGCGAATGTAGTCCCGCCCCTGTTTGCCCCAGGCCGCCAGCAGCGGGTTGGCGTGCTGGTGGAGGGCATCAGGGTCGGTCAATGCCGCCAGTTCCGGATGGGTCTTGCCGCGCTTGCGGTCCGCCGTCAACAGGTCACGGTCACTGATGATGTCGGCCCAGTAAAATTCGCTGGGGTTGTGAACACAGAGCACCACCTGACTGACCCGACTGAGAACGGACAGGGCTTCCAGAGCCTGCTTCGGCAGGGATGACACGCCAAAAACCACAATACGACGGGGCAGGTTTCGAGGCCGGTCTGTGGCTGTCAGTGTCTGCCCTTGCTCCATGAACCGGGTGTGAATGCGTGAACGACTGGTACCCGCGAGCTCGCCAGCATCAGCCACCAGCCTGCGCCACAGTACGGCCTGCCAACGCAGCTCATCGCCCAGCTCGCGGTATTCTCCACGCGCCATCCGCAGGCGGTCATGGCCGGCCTCCCAGTCGGCCAGCCAATCGGCGCGGAAAACCTGATACTGATCGAACAGGTCCGCAATTTTGCCGGCGAGCTGGTAACGGCGGGTCTCAGTATCAGTTCCGGCCATGAATCGTCGCAACGGCGCAAAGACGTCGTCGTCCGCGATCAACTCTGGCAGTAATCGGAACAGGCGCCAGACCAATCGGGACTTATCAAACGGGGATTGTTCCGGCACGCCCTCAGAGGTCAGTACCGCACGGTAGGCCTGCCAGATAAACCGGGCGGGAAACAGAAAATCCATGCCGGCCGCAATACCCAGGCCGCCGACCCCGACATCAGCACCCTCCTCGGACGGGTCTTCAGCCAATGCCAGCTTTAGCCATTGGGCAATACCATTGCTCTGCACCAGAAAGGTTTCACTTTCCAGCGGTGGCAGGGGGCTCTGCCGGCAAATCCAGACCACAGCCCGGCGCAGGTCTTCCAGATGATTCGCGTGGATGGCGTGAAAGCCGGGCTCGATGGATGGCGTTACTGGCATACCTGCCCTGTGTTGTTTCCGGTAAGAAACAAAAGCCTACCACAACTTGCATGGGCTGCCGGAACGCGTCGCTTCTGGCACCAGGTAAATTTGCCAATTTCTTGCGAAATCGGGATTGTTTTGCCAGTCTAAATAAATGTAACAGATCATTTCAGCAAAAAAATAAGCGGAGACAACGCGATGAGCACCATGAGTAAGTTCAAGAAACTGGCAGGATTTTCTGCGTTTGCCTTTGCCGCAATGACCGCGGCAAACTCGGTGAATGCTGCCAACTGGCGCTATGCACACGAAGAATACGAAGGTGACGTTCAAGACGTATTCGCTTACGACTTCAAGGAATACATCGAAGACAACTCAGACCACACGGTGCAGGTTTACCGCTTTGGCGAGCTGGGCGAATCCGACGACATCATGGAACAGACCCAGGCTGGCATTCTTAATTTCGTCAACCAGTCTCCCGGCTTCACAGGCTCACTGATTCCAGAAGCGCAGATTTTCTTCATTCCTTACCTGATGCCGACCGACATGGACACGGTGATCAAGTTCTTCCGCGAGAGTGAAGCGATCAATGAGGATTTCCCGGAACTGTATGCCCAGAACGGCCTGGAGCTTCTGCAGATGTACCCGGAAGGCGAAATGGTTGTAACGGTGGACGAGCCAGTCAGCAAGCCGGAAGACTTCAACAACAAGAAGATCCGTGTCATGACCAACCCGCTGCTGTCGGAAACCTATTCAGCGTTTGGTGCAACCCCCACGCCACTGCCTTGGGGTGAAGTGTACGGTGCTCTGCAGACCAACATGATCCAGGGCCAGGAAAACCCGATCTTCTGGATCGAATCCGGCGGTCTTTACGAAGTTTCCCCGAACCTTGTCTTCACCAGCCACGGTTGGTTCACGACTGCCATGATGGCCAACAAGAACTTCTACGACGGCTTGTCCGATGAAGACAAGAAGCTTGTTGAGGACGCCGCTGACTATGCGTTCGAGAAAATCATCGTACACATTGACGGCCTCGCTGACGAAGCCCTTGAGAAGATCAAGAAAGCCAGTGACGAAGTGACCGTTACCCGCCTGAACGACGAACAGATTGAAGCCTTCAAGGCCCGCGCACCGCAGGTTGAAGAGAAGTTCATCGAAATGACAGGTGAAGGCGGTAAAGAACTGCTGAACCAGTTCAAGGAAGACCTCAAAGAGGTTCAGAGCAACTGAACCTGAAGGAACCATTCCCGCCGGCCCTGCCCGGCGGGAATCTGTTTTAACCCCGCCCCGCCGGGGACCTCCTGCCGGCTGGGAGCGATATGTTCTGGAGCAACCCCCATGTCCGAGAACTCCCCGGATCTAGAAGACGATACCGGCACCTATGAGTCCGGCCTGCCCGGGTTTCTGGGAACCATTGATGAAGTTATTGCCAAAACTGAGGCCGTGATGCTCGCGGTTGGCGTCATCCTTATGGCCGTCAATACATGCATCAACGTTATTGCGCGCTTTGTCTTCGGTGAAGGCCTGTTTTTCTCTGGTGAGATCAACCGAATTCTTATCATCCTGATTACCTTTGCAGGTATTGGTTACGCGGCCCGCCATGGCCGTCATATCCGCATGTCTGCGGTTTACGATGCGATCCCCCCCAAAGGGCGCAAAGTACTGATGATTTTCATCGCCCTGTTTACCTCGTTGGTAATGTTCTTCCTCTGCTACCACTCCTATGGATACGTCGAGACCCTATACAGCCGTGGGCGAATTCTCCCTGCGTTGGGCTTTGAGATCTGGTGGATTTACGTTTGGGCGCCAGTGGGCTTTGCGATTACCGGCATTCAGTATTTCCTCACAGCGATCAAGAATCTCACCAGCAAGGATGTTTATCTCTCCACTGGTGTGATCGACGGCTACTCTGATAGTGAGTCGGAAGTCTGAACCTGCAGCTGCTTTAACAAAGGATAGAAACTCATGGCGACTATAATGATGGTAATCATGATCGGGCTGCTGCTCCTGGGCTTCCCGATGATGGTTCCGCTGATTACCGGTGCGGTGGTCGGTTTTGTAATGATGTTTGATGGCTTCGGCCAGATGGGCACGTTCGTCCAGCAAATGATGGGAGGTATCCGCCCAGCCTCTTTGATTGCTGTGCCCATGTTCATTCTGGCGGCTGATATCATGACTCGCGGGCAGTCCGCCGACCGCCTTATCCATATGGTGATGGCCTTTATCGGGCATATCAAAGGTGGGCTGGCGATCAGTACAGCCACCTCGTGTACCCTCTTTGGTGCGGTATCCGGCTCCACCCAGGCGACGGTTGTGGCTGTTGGTTCTCCCTTGCGCCCCAAACTGCTTAAAGCGGGCTATTCCGACTCGTTCTCACTGGCGCTGATCATCAATTCCAGTGACATTGCCTTTTTGATCCCCCCCAGTATCGGCTTCATTATCTACGGGGTTATTTCCGGAACCTCCATTGCCGAACTGTTCATTGCAGGCATCGGCCCGGGCGTCATGATTCTGATGATGTTTTCAATCTACTGCCTGATCTATGCATACATTAACAAGGTCCCCACCGAGGAAAGGGCCGGCTGGAGAGAACGGGGGGTCGCCGTCCGCGAAGCACTATGGCCTCTTTTCTTCCCGGTCATCATTGTTGGTGGTATCTACGGCGGTATTTTCAGCCCTACGGAGGCCGCCGCTGTGTGCGTGCTGTACGCCTTCTTACTCGAATTCGTGGTGTTCCGCTCGCTGAAATTGCCGGATATCTATCGGATTGCCAAGTCCACCGGCCTGATTACCGCTGTGGTTTTCATACTGGTTGCCGTGGGCAACGGCTTTTCCTGGATTATCTCGTTTGCACAGATTCCACAAACAATACTGGAAGCAGTTGGCGTCAATGAAGCCGGCCCGGTAGGTGTCCTGATTGCGATCTGTATCGCCTTCTTTGTTGCCTGCATGTTTGTTGACCCGATCGTGGTGATACTGGTGCTGACGCCGATCTTTGCACCGGCGATCGAAGCCACCGGTCTGGACCCAGTGCTCGTCGGGGTTCTGATTACACTGCAGGTCGCCATAGGCTCTGCAACGCCACCCTTTGGTTGTGACATATTCACCGCCATCGCCATATTCAAGCGCCCATACTGGGAAGTAATCCGTGGTACGCCACCGTTCGTCTTTATGCTGGTGGCAGCGGCCGGGCTGATCATCGCCTTCCCGCAAATTGCGCTGTTCCTTCGTGACGTTGCGTTCCGCTGAGGGATATAGAGACCGGACTTCAGGGAGAGTGAAATGTTCAAGAAAATTCTGGTGGCCGTTGACGGTTCCAAGTCATCCTTCAAGGCCATGGACAAGGCCATTGAGCTACAAAAACTCATGGACACCGAGATCTATCTGATCTGTGTTTACAAGCATCACAGCCTGTTTGAGGCATCTCTGTCGATTGGCCGGCCCGATAGCATGGATATCCCTGACAAGGTGCTATCGGAATACGCCAAGGAGATCGTCAACCATGCCAAGGAAAAGGCCAAGGAAAAGGGGGCGGTAAAGGTTCGGGGCTTTGTTAAAGCCGGCCGTCCTTCCAGCGTGATCGTCAAGTTTGCCAAGGACAAGGAGGTAGACCTGATTGTGGTCGGTACCCGGGGCACTCACAGCGATAAAGAGGGCATGCTGCTTGGCAGCGTGTCCCACCGCGTCGCTTCCAAGGCGAAATGTCCGGTGCTGGTAGTTTAACGACAACTGTTTAAGGAAGAACTATGACCACTATCGTAGATTCGCTGAACTCCATTCTGTGGGGCTACGTTCTGGTCTACGGCCTGCTGGGCGTTGGTGTCTTTTTCACCATCCGTCTGGGTTTTCTGCAATTCCTCAATTTTGGGGAAATGATCCGCGCCATTCGTGGCTCCCGTGACAGCGATGTCCACGGTATATCGCCGTTCCAGGCCCTATGCACCAGCCTTGCCTCTCGCGTGGGCACCGGCAACCTCGCCGGTGTCGCGGTGGCCCTGTATCTTGGCGGTGCTGGCGCCATCTTCTGGATGTGGATGGTCGCCCTGGTCGGTATGGCAACCGGCTACGCGGAGAGCACGCTGGCACAGCTCTACAAGGTACGTGATGGCAAAGGCCAGTATCGGGGTGGGCCTGCGGTCTACATAACCAAGGGCCTGAAGGCGCCGTGGGCGGGCAGTATTTTTGCCGTCTGCCTGATCCTGTCCTTCGGACTGGTCTTCAACGCTGTTCAGGCAAATTCCATTGCCGATGCCATGCAGGGTGCCTTTGGAGTGCCCAAGATTTGGGTTGGCATTGTGATCGCTGTTCTCGCGGGCATTGTCATCTTTGGTGGCCTGCGCTCCATCGTCCGGTTCGCAGAACTGGTAGTGCCGCTGATGGCGGGTCTCTATGTGCTTATTGCTCTGGTGATTATGGCCATTAACATCACTGAAGTGCCGGGCGTGCTGATGACCATCGTAAAGAGCGCCTTCGGGCTGGAAGAAGCCGCCGGCGGCGCAGCGGGTTCCATTACCGCCGCCATGCTCAATGGTATCAAGCGCGGGCTGTTCTCCAACGAGGCCGGCATGGGCTCGGCGCCCAACATTGCGGCAACGGCCACACCAGCGCCCCACCACCCGTCATCCCAGGGATTGGTGCAGGCGTTTGGCGTGTTTGTCGACACCATCATTATCTGCACCGCAACAGCAGTGATGATTTTGCTCTCCGGCGTCATGGAACCGGGCTCCGGCATTACCGGAACCCAGCTTACCCAGGATGCCATGCAAAGCCACATTGGCGAGTCTGGCGCCTATTTCATCGCCATTGCCATCCTGTTCTTTGCATTCACGTCCATTGTCGCCAACTACACCTACGCAGAGAATGCCCTGATTCACCTTGGCGGTGACAGTACCATCGCCATTACACTGCTTCGCTCTGCCGTCCTGGGGATGGTTGTATGGGGCAGTTACGAGGCGGTGGTGACTGTTTTCAACGCCGCTGACGCATCCATGGGTCTGATGGCAACCATCAACCTGATTGCCATTGTCATGCTTTCAGGTACGGTGGTGAAGCTGACAAAAGACTATCTTGCCCAGCGCAAACAGGGCGAGGTACCCCACTTCAAATCAAAAGACTACCCTGAGCTGCACGAAAAGATCGACGGCAACATCTGGCATTAGTACCCGTTCCGGCGCCTATGAAATTTCTACCCGGTCCCTGCCCGCCTCCTTGGCGCGGTAAAGGGCCCGGTCGGCAAGTCCCAGCAAGCTGTCTGGGGAAT
It encodes:
- a CDS encoding TRAP transporter large permease is translated as MATIMMVIMIGLLLLGFPMMVPLITGAVVGFVMMFDGFGQMGTFVQQMMGGIRPASLIAVPMFILAADIMTRGQSADRLIHMVMAFIGHIKGGLAISTATSCTLFGAVSGSTQATVVAVGSPLRPKLLKAGYSDSFSLALIINSSDIAFLIPPSIGFIIYGVISGTSIAELFIAGIGPGVMILMMFSIYCLIYAYINKVPTEERAGWRERGVAVREALWPLFFPVIIVGGIYGGIFSPTEAAAVCVLYAFLLEFVVFRSLKLPDIYRIAKSTGLITAVVFILVAVGNGFSWIISFAQIPQTILEAVGVNEAGPVGVLIAICIAFFVACMFVDPIVVILVLTPIFAPAIEATGLDPVLVGVLITLQVAIGSATPPFGCDIFTAIAIFKRPYWEVIRGTPPFVFMLVAAAGLIIAFPQIALFLRDVAFR
- a CDS encoding universal stress protein; amino-acid sequence: MFKKILVAVDGSKSSFKAMDKAIELQKLMDTEIYLICVYKHHSLFEASLSIGRPDSMDIPDKVLSEYAKEIVNHAKEKAKEKGAVKVRGFVKAGRPSSVIVKFAKDKEVDLIVVGTRGTHSDKEGMLLGSVSHRVASKAKCPVLVV
- a CDS encoding alanine/glycine:cation symporter family protein, which encodes MTTIVDSLNSILWGYVLVYGLLGVGVFFTIRLGFLQFLNFGEMIRAIRGSRDSDVHGISPFQALCTSLASRVGTGNLAGVAVALYLGGAGAIFWMWMVALVGMATGYAESTLAQLYKVRDGKGQYRGGPAVYITKGLKAPWAGSIFAVCLILSFGLVFNAVQANSIADAMQGAFGVPKIWVGIVIAVLAGIVIFGGLRSIVRFAELVVPLMAGLYVLIALVIMAINITEVPGVLMTIVKSAFGLEEAAGGAAGSITAAMLNGIKRGLFSNEAGMGSAPNIAATATPAPHHPSSQGLVQAFGVFVDTIIICTATAVMILLSGVMEPGSGITGTQLTQDAMQSHIGESGAYFIAIAILFFAFTSIVANYTYAENALIHLGGDSTIAITLLRSAVLGMVVWGSYEAVVTVFNAADASMGLMATINLIAIVMLSGTVVKLTKDYLAQRKQGEVPHFKSKDYPELHEKIDGNIWH